GGCTTGAAAGTGACTGACGTTGCTTCTGCCGTGGCCGCTGCTGACTTAGTCATGATTCTGACTCCAGACGAATTCCAGTCCCAACTGTACCGGGATGAAATCGAGCCTAACCTGAAGAACGGCGCGACTCTGGCCTTTTCCCACGGTTTCGCTATCCATTACAATCAGGTTGTTCCTCGTGCCGACCTCGACGTGATCATGATCGCGCCGAAAGCACCGGGCCACACCGTTCGCTCCGAGTTCGTTAAAGGCGCAGGTATTCCTGACCTGATCGCGATCTACCAGGATGCTTCCGGCAACGCTAAAAACGTCGCACTGTCCTATGCTTCGGGCGTTGGTGGCGGTCGTACTGGTATCATCGAAACCACTTTCAAAGACGAAACCGAAACCGATCTGTTCGGCGAGCAAGCCGTACTCTGCGGCGGTACCGTTGAGCTGGTTAAAGCGGGCTTCGAAACCTTGGTTGAAGCCGGTTATGCGCCGGAAATGGCCTACTTCGAGTGCCTGCACGAGTTGAAGCTGATCGTCGACCTCATGTACGAAGGCGGCATCGCCAACATGAACTACTCGATCTCTAACAACGCTGAGTACGGCGAATACGTGACCGGTCCTGAGGTCATCAACGCTGAGTCGCGTCAAGCTATGCGCAATGCCCTGAAGCGTATTCAGGACGGTGAGTACGCCAAAATGTTCATTAGCGAAGGCGCTACTGGCTACCCTTCGATGACTGCTAAGCGTCGTAACAATGCCAACCACGGCATCGAAATCATTGGCGAGAAGCTGCGTTCGATGATGCCATGGATCGGGGCTAACAAAATCGTCGACAGAACCAAGAACTGATTTCAGCTCTTACGGTTTTCGTTTTAGGAAAACGCGGCCTCGGCCGCGTTTTTTCGTTTTGGCGGCACGCTTCTGGTATAAAGCTGCATCGTTTGATAACGAACCCTCGTTACAAACCTCTATTGAAACTTTCCACACCGTTGCAAGGTATTGTCCATGAGCGAACGTCCCGAAGAGCCAGCCCAGGCCTCTGACGCCGAAAGCCTGTTACCCATTGATGAGCATGTTGAAGAAGGCCATGACGCCGAAGGGCATAAAGTCCGTCACCGCGGGATCTATCTGCTGCCTAATTTGTTCACAACGGCGAATTTGTTTGCCGGGTTTTATTCCATTATTAGCTCAATGAGCGCGCAAAGCGCGCTGAGTGCCGGAGATCCGGCTGAAGCGAGCAAGTATTTTGGTTTCTCTGCCATCGCAATTTTTATAGCGATGGTGCTCGACGGCCTTGATGGTCGAGTAGCACGTATGACTAACACGCAAAGCGCTTTTGGCGCTGAGTACGATTCCCTGGCTGACATGGTTGCGTTTGGCGTTGCTCCGGCTTTGCTGGCCTTTGGTTGGGCGCTGGGCGATATGGGCAAAGTCGGCTGGATGGTTGCATTTATCTATGTCGCTGGCGCTGCATTGCGACTTGCTCGCTTTAACACTCAAGTTGGTAAAGCGGATAAGCGCTATTTCATCGGCCTGGCCAGCCCTGCTGCTGCGGGCGTTGTCGCGGGTCTCGTCTGGGCGTTCAGCGATTACGGGATCCAAGGATCGAAGATGTCGTTTTTAGTTGCGTTGCTGGTTGCCGCGGCCGGCATGCTGATGGTGAGCAATATCAAATACAACAGCTTCAAAGAGCTGGACCTCAAAGGGCGCGTCCCGTTTGTAGCCATTCTTGCCGTAGTGCTGGTGTTTGCGGTGGTGTTCAGTGATCCGCCACGTATCTTATTGCTGATATTCCTCGCTTACGCAGCGTCCGGTCCGTTTCAAAATTTATTGAAGCTGCGTCGTCATAAATCCCCTGAGTGATTTGTAATT
The nucleotide sequence above comes from Pseudomonas sp. AB6. Encoded proteins:
- the pssA gene encoding CDP-diacylglycerol--serine O-phosphatidyltransferase; translation: MSERPEEPAQASDAESLLPIDEHVEEGHDAEGHKVRHRGIYLLPNLFTTANLFAGFYSIISSMSAQSALSAGDPAEASKYFGFSAIAIFIAMVLDGLDGRVARMTNTQSAFGAEYDSLADMVAFGVAPALLAFGWALGDMGKVGWMVAFIYVAGAALRLARFNTQVGKADKRYFIGLASPAAAGVVAGLVWAFSDYGIQGSKMSFLVALLVAAAGMLMVSNIKYNSFKELDLKGRVPFVAILAVVLVFAVVFSDPPRILLLIFLAYAASGPFQNLLKLRRHKSPE
- the ilvC gene encoding ketol-acid reductoisomerase; amino-acid sequence: MKVYYDKDCDLSIIQGKKVAIIGYGSQGHAQACNLKDSGVDVTVGLRKGSSTVAKAEAHGLKVTDVASAVAAADLVMILTPDEFQSQLYRDEIEPNLKNGATLAFSHGFAIHYNQVVPRADLDVIMIAPKAPGHTVRSEFVKGAGIPDLIAIYQDASGNAKNVALSYASGVGGGRTGIIETTFKDETETDLFGEQAVLCGGTVELVKAGFETLVEAGYAPEMAYFECLHELKLIVDLMYEGGIANMNYSISNNAEYGEYVTGPEVINAESRQAMRNALKRIQDGEYAKMFISEGATGYPSMTAKRRNNANHGIEIIGEKLRSMMPWIGANKIVDRTKN